A single window of Microtus ochrogaster isolate Prairie Vole_2 unplaced genomic scaffold, MicOch1.0 UNK10, whole genome shotgun sequence DNA harbors:
- the Pdia6 gene encoding protein disulfide-isomerase A6, with translation MRLLGMARLELGLVSCAFFLAVNGLYSSSDDVIELTPSNFNREVIQSNSLWLVEFYAPWCGHCQRLTPEWKKAATALKDVVKVGAVDADKHQSLGGQYGVQGFPTIKIFGANKNKPEDYQGGRTGEAIVDAALSALRQLVKDRLGGRSGGYSSGKQGRGDSSSKKDVIELTDDTFDKNVLDSEDVWMVEFYAPWCGHCKNLEPEWAAAATEVKEQTKGKVKLAAVDATVNQVLASRYGIRGFPTIKIFQKGESPADYDGGRTRSDIVSRALDLFSDNAPPPELLEIINEDVAKKTCEEHQLCVVAVLPHILDTGAAGRNSYLEVLLKLADKYKKKMWGWLWTEAGAQYELENALGIGGFGYPAMAAINARKMKFALLKGSFSEQGINEFLRELSFGRGSTAPVGGGSFPTITAREPWDGKDGELPVEDDIDLSDVELDDLEKDEL, from the exons ATGCGGCTTCTCGGCATGGCTCGCCTGGAGCTCG GTCTGGTGAGCTGTGCCTTCTTTCTGGCAGTCAATGGTCTGTATTCCTCTAGTGATGACGTCATCGAGTTAACACCATCAAATTTCAACAGAGAAGTTATTCAGAGCAATAGCCTGTGGCTTGTAGAGTTTTATGCTCCATG GTGTGGTCATTGCCAGAGGTTAACACCAGAGTGGAAAAAAGCAGCCACTGCGTTGAAA GATGTTGTCAAAGTTGGTGCAGTGGACGCAGATAAGCATCAGTCCCTGGGCGGTCAGTACGGTGTCCAGGGATTTCCTACCATCAAGATATTTGGAGcgaacaaaaacaaaccagaagatTATCAGG GTGGCAGAACTGGGGAAGCCATCGTAGATGCTGCCCTCAGTGCTTTGCGCCAGCTTGTGAAGGATCGCCTTGGTGGGCGGAGCGGTGGGTACAGTTCTGGAAAACAG ggCAGAGGCGACAGTTCAAGTAAAAAGGACGTGATAGAGCTGACGGATGACACCTTTGATAAGAATGTCCTTGACAGCGAAGATGTTTGGATGGTTGAGTTTTATGCTCCATGGTGTGGACATTGCAAAAA CCTGGAGCCAGAGTGGGCGGCCGCAGCCACAGAAGTGAAGGAGCAAACGAAGGGGAAGGTGAAGCTGGCAGCTGTGGATGCCACTGTGAATCAGGTTCTAGCCAGCCGATACGGG ATTAGAGGATTCCCTACAATCAAGATATTTCAGAAAGGCGAGTCTCCTGCAGACTATGATGGTGGGCGGACAAGATCAGACATAGTGTCAAGGGCCCTCGATTTGTTCTCGGATAATGCCCCGCCTCCAGAGCTGCTCGAG ATAATCAACGAGGACGTTGCCAAGAAGACATGTGAGGAGCATCAGCTGTGTGTCGTGGCCGTGCTGCCCCACATCCTGGACACAG GGGCCGCAGGCAGAAACTCTTACTTGGAAGTTCTCCTGAAACTGGCTGACaaatacaagaagaaaatgtgggg GTGGCTGTGGACAGAAGCTGGAGCTCAGTATGAACTGGAGAACGCACTGGGGATCGGAGGCTTTGGGTACCCTGCTATGGCAGCCATCAACGCACGCAAAATGAAGTTTGCTCTTCTTAAAGGGTCTTTCAGTGAACAAGGCATAAATGAATTTCTCAG GGAACTGTCTTTCGGACGTGGCTCCACGGCACCTGTGGGAGGTGGTTCCTTTCCTACCATCACTGCCAGAGAGCCCTGGGATGGGAAAGATGGTGAG CTTCCTGTGGAGGATGACATTGACCTGAGCGACGTGGAGCTCGATGACCTGGAGAAGGATGAGTTGTGA